A part of Caldalkalibacillus uzonensis genomic DNA contains:
- the ftsW gene encoding putative lipid II flippase FtsW, whose amino-acid sequence MSETRIDLEQQPELDQPDFTILIVTLILLGFGLVMIYSASHHMAFMMDHGDSAYFLKRQLVWAFLGLFMLYITMNIPYSLYKKLVPIMLLVLLIMMVLVLVPGFGLKEKGAQRWLNLRVITLQPSEFVKLGLIIYLASIYSKKQGYISHFKRGVLPPLVIVGLFFCLTLLQRDLGTASILMLFTFVILFCAGARIMHMLGLGIMAFSMISVFAVTQDYRWKRLTAFLDPWADPTGTGYHTIQSLYAIGNGGLTGMGFNNSIQKQFYLPEAHTDFIFAVIAEEFGLLGVIGVLAAYLILVLRGILISLHAPDAFGMLLGLGISAMIGIQSLVNIGVVSGSLPVTGLTLPLLSYGGSSLLLTLISIGILLNISRHASQSTRKENDHAQNAT is encoded by the coding sequence ATGAGCGAAACCCGGATAGACCTTGAACAACAGCCTGAGCTGGATCAGCCAGATTTCACCATCCTGATTGTGACCCTGATCTTGTTAGGCTTCGGTTTGGTGATGATCTACAGCGCTAGCCACCATATGGCTTTCATGATGGATCATGGGGACAGTGCCTATTTTCTAAAAAGACAATTAGTTTGGGCTTTTTTGGGCTTGTTTATGTTATACATAACCATGAACATTCCTTATTCTTTGTACAAGAAACTGGTACCGATTATGTTGCTTGTCTTACTCATTATGATGGTGCTGGTGCTGGTGCCCGGATTTGGCCTGAAGGAGAAGGGGGCCCAACGCTGGCTTAATTTAAGAGTGATAACCCTGCAGCCGTCCGAATTTGTCAAGCTGGGTTTAATCATTTACCTGGCCTCTATTTATTCCAAAAAACAGGGGTATATTTCCCACTTCAAGCGGGGGGTTCTGCCTCCTCTCGTCATTGTGGGTCTGTTTTTTTGTTTGACCCTCTTGCAACGGGACTTGGGCACGGCTTCTATCTTGATGCTGTTTACCTTTGTCATTTTGTTTTGCGCCGGGGCCAGGATCATGCATATGCTTGGCCTTGGCATCATGGCTTTTTCAATGATTTCAGTTTTTGCCGTGACCCAGGACTATCGCTGGAAACGGCTGACTGCCTTTTTAGACCCTTGGGCAGATCCTACGGGGACAGGCTATCATACGATTCAGTCCCTGTATGCCATTGGCAATGGCGGGTTAACAGGTATGGGCTTTAATAACAGTATTCAAAAGCAATTTTATCTTCCGGAGGCCCATACCGATTTCATCTTTGCCGTCATTGCGGAAGAATTTGGACTGCTGGGCGTCATTGGGGTGCTTGCCGCCTATCTGATCCTAGTATTAAGAGGCATTCTTATCTCTTTACATGCTCCCGATGCGTTCGGCATGTTGCTGGGTCTTGGTATCTCAGCAATGATTGGTATTCAGTCTCTAGTTAACATTGGGGTTGTCTCAGGCTCCTTGCCTGTGACCGGATTAACCCTGCCCTTGTTAAGCTATGGTGGTTCATCCCTGTTGCTCACCCTGATTTCAATAGGGATTTTACTTAATATATCGCGCCATGCATCACAGAGCACAAGAAAGGAGAATGACCATGCACAAAACGCTACTTAA
- a CDS encoding DUF309 domain-containing protein, with translation MGQDNLILCIRWAVSGIGVGALYTIEYGIIGVRKRDSGGFLMYPKAYVDYLIHFHASRDYFECHEVLEEYWKSQPDREPVWVGLIQVAVALYHHRRGNFNGAAKMLASARQILDREQGAVQKLGLDPSALIKQLTEQLNDIQDLKPYTSFNLPITDPQLLQHCRQVCQENNLTWGTRSDPDNAFLIHKHKLRDRSDVIREREWQKE, from the coding sequence ATGGGACAAGACAATCTTATTCTATGTATTCGCTGGGCTGTGTCCGGTATTGGGGTTGGTGCGTTGTACACGATAGAGTATGGTATAATAGGTGTACGGAAAAGAGACAGCGGGGGATTTTTGATGTATCCAAAAGCGTATGTGGATTATCTTATCCATTTCCATGCCAGCCGGGACTATTTTGAATGTCATGAGGTTTTGGAAGAATATTGGAAAAGCCAACCTGACCGCGAACCAGTGTGGGTCGGGCTGATTCAGGTGGCCGTCGCTCTATATCATCACCGCCGGGGCAATTTCAATGGCGCAGCCAAAATGCTGGCCAGTGCCCGGCAAATTTTGGACAGGGAACAAGGTGCTGTGCAAAAATTGGGCTTAGATCCGTCCGCACTTATAAAGCAATTAACTGAGCAGTTAAATGATATACAAGATCTGAAACCTTATACAAGCTTTAACTTGCCTATTACAGATCCCCAGCTGCTGCAACACTGCCGGCAGGTGTGCCAGGAGAACAATCTCACCTGGGGAACGAGAAGTGATCCGGACAATGCTTTTCTTATTCATAAACATAAGCTGCGTGACCGCAGTGATGTGATCAGGGAACGGGAGTGGCAGAAAGAGTAA